From the genome of Streptomyces sp. NBC_01317, one region includes:
- the folB gene encoding dihydroneopterin aldolase → MDRVALRGLKARGHHGVFPREREEGQTFVVDVVLGLDTRPAAADDDLTKTVHYGVVAEEVVEIVQGDPVDLIETLAERIAQRCLKHDGVQEVEVVVHKPDAPITVPFDDVTITIIRSRL, encoded by the coding sequence GTGGATCGTGTCGCGCTGCGCGGCCTCAAGGCCCGTGGGCACCATGGCGTCTTCCCCAGGGAGCGCGAGGAAGGACAGACCTTCGTCGTGGACGTGGTGCTCGGCCTGGACACGCGCCCCGCGGCGGCGGACGACGACCTCACCAAGACCGTGCACTACGGAGTCGTGGCCGAGGAGGTCGTGGAGATCGTCCAGGGGGACCCGGTCGATCTGATCGAGACACTCGCGGAGCGCATCGCCCAGCGGTGCCTCAAACACGACGGCGTCCAGGAGGTCGAGGTGGTGGTGCACAAACCCGACGCACCGATCACCGTGCCCTTCGACGATGTGACCATCACCATCATCCGGAGCCGACTATGA
- the folK gene encoding 2-amino-4-hydroxy-6-hydroxymethyldihydropteridine diphosphokinase: MTAPYANGPQSDPTVQPVPASVVAQVDAADVTLSNPKRAVVALGSNLGNRLETLQGAIDALEDTPGLRVKAVSPVYETEPWGVDADSQPTYLNAVVVVKTTLPPSSLLERGQAIEEAFDRVRLERWGPRTIDVDILAYADVVQDDPVLTLPHPRAHQRAFVLAPWHDVEPEAKVPGLGAVADLLAYVGTDGIQARADLELRLPD, translated from the coding sequence ATGACCGCCCCCTACGCGAACGGGCCGCAGAGCGACCCGACCGTCCAGCCGGTACCCGCCTCCGTCGTCGCCCAGGTCGACGCCGCCGATGTCACGCTGTCCAACCCCAAACGGGCGGTGGTCGCCCTCGGCTCCAACCTGGGCAACCGGCTGGAGACGCTCCAGGGGGCTATCGACGCCCTGGAGGACACGCCGGGCCTGCGCGTCAAGGCCGTGTCCCCGGTGTACGAGACCGAGCCGTGGGGCGTCGACGCCGACTCCCAGCCCACGTATCTGAACGCGGTCGTCGTCGTGAAGACGACCTTGCCGCCGTCGTCCCTGCTGGAGCGCGGCCAGGCCATCGAGGAGGCCTTCGACCGGGTCCGACTGGAGCGCTGGGGCCCCCGGACGATCGACGTGGACATCCTGGCGTACGCGGACGTCGTCCAGGACGATCCGGTGCTCACCCTGCCCCACCCCCGCGCCCACCAGCGCGCCTTCGTCCTCGCCCCGTGGCACGACGTGGAGCCGGAGGCGAAGGTGCCGGGCCTCGGGGCCGTCGCCGACCTGCTGGCCTACGTCGGGACGGACGGCATACAGGCCCGCGCCGACCTGGAACTCCGCCTGCCCGATTAG
- a CDS encoding DUF3180 domain-containing protein: MQQLRIKVLAGLFVVAGVLSWGAARLWDALGSLPGVPLAAPIVLAVIAVVLAATALSLRSRLRAQRERRPGAKGVDPLMAARALVFGQASALVVALVSGMYGGVGVFLLTKLDVPARRDQAIYSGFAVVAGVAVILAAFFLERVCKLPEDHDDDHPTATRA, encoded by the coding sequence GTGCAGCAGTTGCGGATCAAGGTGCTCGCCGGCCTGTTCGTGGTGGCCGGGGTGCTCTCCTGGGGCGCCGCCCGCCTCTGGGACGCCCTCGGCAGCCTGCCGGGCGTGCCGCTCGCGGCGCCCATCGTGCTCGCGGTGATCGCCGTGGTCCTCGCGGCCACGGCGCTGTCGCTGCGCTCGCGGCTGCGGGCCCAGCGCGAGCGGCGGCCGGGAGCCAAGGGCGTCGACCCGCTGATGGCGGCCCGCGCCCTGGTCTTCGGCCAGGCCAGCGCGCTCGTCGTGGCCCTCGTCTCGGGGATGTACGGCGGGGTGGGCGTCTTCCTGCTGACCAAGCTGGACGTCCCCGCCCGCCGCGACCAGGCGATCTACTCGGGCTTCGCCGTCGTGGCCGGCGTCGCGGTGATCCTCGCGGCCTTCTTCCTGGAGCGCGTCTGCAAGCTCCCGGAGGACCACGACGACGACCACCCGACCGCGACCCGCGCCTGA
- the folE gene encoding GTP cyclohydrolase I FolE — MTDPVTLDGESPIHEYDEKRVENAVRELLFAIGEDPDRDGLRATPERVARAYKEIYAGLWQTPEDVLTTTFDLGHDEMVLVKDIEVMSSCEHHLVPFVGVAHVGYIPSADGKITGLSKLARLVDVYARRPQVQERLTTQIADSLMEILDPRGVIVVIECEHMCMTMRGVRKPGAKTITSAVRGQMRVPATRAEAMSLIMAR, encoded by the coding sequence ATGACCGACCCGGTGACTCTGGACGGGGAGAGCCCGATCCATGAGTACGACGAGAAGCGGGTGGAGAATGCGGTGCGGGAGCTGCTGTTCGCCATCGGCGAGGACCCGGACCGCGACGGTCTGCGAGCGACCCCGGAGCGGGTGGCCCGCGCGTACAAGGAGATATACGCGGGGCTGTGGCAGACACCCGAGGATGTCCTGACGACGACGTTCGACCTGGGGCACGACGAGATGGTCCTGGTGAAGGACATCGAGGTCATGAGTTCCTGCGAGCACCACCTCGTGCCGTTCGTCGGGGTGGCGCACGTGGGCTACATCCCGTCCGCCGACGGCAAGATCACCGGACTGTCCAAGCTGGCCCGGCTGGTGGACGTGTACGCGCGCCGCCCGCAGGTCCAGGAGCGGCTGACGACCCAGATCGCCGACTCGCTGATGGAGATCCTGGATCCCCGGGGAGTGATCGTGGTCATCGAGTGCGAGCACATGTGCATGACCATGCGCGGGGTACGGAAGCCGGGCGCGAAGACGATCACGTCGGCGGTCCGGGGACAGATGCGGGTGCCGGCGACGCGTGCGGAGGCCATGAGCCTGATCATGGCCCGGTGA